GATCACACGCCGGGCTTCCCTTCCGCCGCCCGTTTCGTCGCCGCCGCCTTCGCCGGCATCGACAAGGACAACGCCGCCCTGCCCGGAGTTTATGTGGGCGTGGTGATGGGGCGTCACGCCGGCTTCCTCACCGCTTCGGCGGCCTTGGCCAGAAGCGGCGACAACGACGGCCCTCACCTGATCTATCTTCCCGAGCGCAGTTTCGACATTGCTTCCTTTGTCGCGGACGTCAAGTCCGTCTACCAGCGCCTGGGGCGTTGCGTGATCGCCGTTTCCGAGGGCATCCACGACCAAAGCGGTGCGCCCATAATCACCACGCTGTCCGGGGATGTCGAAAAAGACGCCCACGGCAATGTCCAGCTTTCCGGAACCGGGGCGCTGGCCGATATGCTTACCGCCGCCATCAAGAACCGGTCGGATATCAAAAGGGTTCGCGGCGACACCTTCGGCTACCTGCAACGCTCGTTCCTCGGTTGCGTCTCCGATATCGACCGCAAGGAGGCCCGCGAAGTCGGCGCCAAAGGCATTCAATACGCCGACCAGGGCCACGCCGCCGGCTCGGTGACCATCCATCGGGTCGGCGATTACGCGGTGGAATACCGCCTCACCCCCCTCAACGAGGTGGCCGGCAAGACCAGGGTGATGGATGATTCGATGATTTCGCCGTCCGCCAACGACGTCACCGGGAAATTTCTTGATTACGCCCGTCCGCTGATCGGCGGCGACTTTCCAAAAACGGCAAGACTTGATGTCGCCAACCGGGTCGAGAAGATTCTCGGGAAGTAGAGGGCATCACCATGCCGGGGCGGCGTCATCTATGATCAGTTGCGCCTTGGAGCGGCCCTGCCAGGCATTGATTTGCAGCCGCCCGGCGACATGAAAGGGCGCGCCGTCATGCTGCCTGAGGGCGACGCCGAGTTCGGTATCCAGACAGCGGAAGGCGATAGCCTCCAACCGCGCTCCGTCCTCGCCGATCAGAACGCAACGCAGATGGTTGTCCCCGGCGACGGCGACGCTGGCAAGCCTGACGCGGGGAATAACGAACTTAGGCTCAGGATTTCCAAGGCCGAACGGCCCTACCTGTTCCAGCGCCGCAGCCAGTTCCAGCGAAGCCCCCGCCGTAGTCAGCGCCGCGTCGAGGCAAAGGCCGGGGACAAACTCGGCCTCGGCGATGCCGTCGGCGACGCGCCCGCTGAGAAAGCTCCGGAATTCCTCCAGACGGTCGATGTCGACGGTGAAGCCGGCGGCCATGGCGTGACCTCCTCCCTTGATCAACAACCCCACCTGATGGGCGGCGATAATCGCCGCTCCCAGATCAACTCCCGGCACTGATCGCCCGGACCCGGCGCCCGTTTTTTTATCAATCGCCACGACGCAGGCCGGCCGGTTAAAGCGATCCTTCAGCCGACCGGCGACGATGCCGATAACTCCCGGATGCCATCCCTCGCCGACGACCAGAATCAGGGGAGCGCCGGTCTTCTCCTGTTCTTTCCCCTGCTCTGTCGCCTGATCAAGAACATCGGCCTCGATGTCGCGGCGCCTGCTGTTGAGTTCATCAAGGCGGCGGGCTATATCTTTTACTTCCCGCTCATCATTGCTGTACAGCAATCTGGCCCCCAGGGAGGAATCGCCGATGCGGCCGGCGGCATTGATGCGCGGCCCCAGAATGAATCCGGCGTGATAGCTTCCCGGCGGCTCGGTGATGCCGCTGATGTCGGCGAGGGCCTTGATGCCGGGATTTGCCCGCCTTCCCATCACTTTCAGGCCCTGGGCCGCCAGCATGCGATTGACGCCGGTCAGCGGCGCCACGTCGCAGATCGTTCCCAGCGCCACCAGATCAAGCCAATCCATGGGATTGGGTTTGGCGCGGTCGGCGAACCAGCCGGCGCCGCTCAAGGTCCGGTTGAGACCGACGACCAGCAGGAAAGTCAGGCCCACCGCCGCCATTTGCCGATGAGGGCTGTCTTCGTCCAGCCGATTGGGATTGATCACGGCTACGGCCTCGGGCAACAACGGCTCCGCCTTGTGGTGATCGACGACGATAACGTCGAGGCCGGCCTCGGCGGCGGCCTTCAGCGGGGCATGGGCGGTGACGCCGCAATCGACCATCACCACCAGAGAAACCTTGTCCTCCCTGAGGCCCAGCAGGGACTCGCGATTGGGACCGTAGCCCTCGCGCAGACGATCAGGGATATAGACCTGCGGACAGGCGCCGAGGGCGCTCAGATAACGCATCAGCAGCGCCGCCGAAGTCGCCCCGTCAACATCGTAGTCGCCGTATATGGCGATGCGCTCCCCCCGCATGACGGCGCCGGCCAACCGCTCGCAGGCCACGTCCATTCCCTTGAGGTGGGCGGGGTCGGGCAGCAGCCTTTTCAGCGTCGGATTGAGAAAGTCCTCAGCTTCGTCAAGGCCGACATTGCGGGACGACAGCACGCGGCCGACGATCTCGGGAACCCCCAGGCGTTGGGCCAGGGCCAGCGCCGCCCGGTCGTCACACGCCCTCAGCCGCCAGCATTTTCCCGACAGGGAACGCGCAACGCCCAGAAAATACTCCCCGCCGCCCATCCTCTTGCCCTCTGCTCGCCTGAAACACATCCAGGCGACGTTTATACATATTTACAGACCCGACAACAAAAAGCGTTCAACATGAATGAGGTTTCGGCGGTATGATCAGCGGTCGAACTATCCGATAAGGCAGGACCTCCCCCAACCCCTCCTTAATAAGGAGGGGAGAAAAGTTCCTCCCCTTACCAAGGGGAGGTCAGGAGGGGTTAAATTGCGGGAAATATCTTGCCGGATACTGGGCGGTCAGCGTCTCGGGCAACCTGCGCATTGTCTTCCGCTTCGACGGCGCCCATGCCTGCGGCGTGGATATGATAGACTATCATCAGGAGGAGCCGACATGGCCATGAAAAACCCACCCCATCCGGGTCTGTCCGTTCGCCACGACTGCCTGGAACCGATGGGTCTCAGCGTGACGGAGGCCGCCGGCAAGCTGGGCGTCAGCCGCAAGCAAATGTCGGATATCGTCAACTGCCGTTCGGGGATATCGCCCGAGATGGCGATTCGCCTCGATAAGGCATTCGGCGGCGGCGCGGACACATGGTATCGGCTACAAGCGACTTACGACCTCGCCCTGGCGATGAAGAAAGCTGAACGGATCAAGGTCAAGCGCATCGCGCACACTGCATGATTCCGTCAATCCGCCTTATGCCGGCCGAATTTGTGGTGAGCCTCGACGAAACGCAGGGTTCCGGTCATTGAGCGGATGATCATTGACCGGGTTACGGCGCAGCCGTGACGGACGCGGACGCCGGAAAGGATGGCGCCGTTGGTGACGCCGGTGGCGGCGAAGGTGACATCGCCGGAAGCCATGTCGCCGACAGTGTATTTACGATCAAATTCCTTGACGCCGCTTTGCGCCGCCCGCTTCCTGTCGGCGTCGTCGCGAATCACCAGGCGGCCCTGCATTCGGCCGCCGACGCAGCTTAAGGCCGCCGCCGAAAGAACGCCCTGGGGAGCGCCGCCGATGCCCATGTAGATATCGATGCCGCTTGCCGGCCATGCGGTGGCGATGACGCCGCTGATGTCGCCGTCGGCGATCAGGATAATCCTCGCCCCGGCGGCGCGGACCTTGGCGATCAGGTTTGAGTGGCGCGGCCTGTCCAGAATGCAGACGACCAGTTCGCGCACATCCACACGCTTGGCCTTGGCCAATTCCCCGAGATTTTTTTCCGGGGCCTCGTCCAGGTCGATAATATCGGCGGGCAGTCCGCCGCCGATTGCAATCTTGTCCATATAGATGTCCGGAATATCGAGAAAACCGCCCGTCTCGGTCATGGCGATGACCGAAAGGCCGTTGGGTTCTCCCTTGGCGATGATGGTCGGCCCCTCCAGGGGCATCAGGGCGACATCCACCTTGGGGCCGTTGCCGTTGCCCACCCTGCCGCCGACGACTAATTGAGCGTCCTCGTTTCCCGCGCTCTCGCCGATGCGAATGACGCCGTCGATATCCAGGCTGTCCAGGGCCTCGTGCATGGCGTTGACCGCCGCCCGGTCGGCCGCCCTCTCGTCGCCGCGCCCCATGAACAAGGTGGCGGCGCGAGCCGCCGTCTCGGTGACGCGCACCGCGTCCATGGCAAGATTACGACCGCAAACAGTCAGTTCCGGCATGGCCGGCGCCTCCTAAAATGATACGATCCTGATCATCAACGCCGGTTCCACTATAGCCTCATTTCCGTTGATTTCTTCCATCATGCGCATAATCGCCGATTCTCCGGCCTCGTGCAGGGTCATCACCACAGGCACCGCCTCGCCGGGAGCGCGACTCCGCTGCAATACGGCTTCCATGGAAATGTTGTTGTCGCGCAGCACCGCCGCTATGTCGGCGAACACGCCGGGACGGTCCAGGACCATCAGGCGAACATAATAAGCGCCCCTGTGAAGCTCGATGGGAGCGGCGTTCAGAGGTTTCAACTCCTTGGCCGGCAACGAGAATGTCGGCGTGCTGCATCCGCGCGCTATATCGATCAGATCGGCCGCCACCGCCGAGGACGTCGGCCCGGCGCCGGCGCCCCGGCCCTCGAACATGGTGGTGTCGATGAAATCGCCTTCGACGACGACGGCGTTAAAGACGCCCTCGATATGAGCAATGGGAGCGGCCAGCGGCACCATGCAGGGATGAACCCGCTGCTCGATGCCGTTCTCGGTCACTCCGGCGATGCCGAGAAGTTTAATCCGATAGCCGAGTTCCGCAGCGTACCCGATATCCAGCGGCGAGATGCGACGGATGCCCTCGGTGTACACGGCGTTGAAATTCACCTGCGTGCCGAAGGCGACGCCGGCCAGAATGGCTATCTTGTGGGCGGTATCGATTCCGTCAATATCGAAACTCGGATCGGCCTCGGCGTAGCCGAGTTCCTGGGCCTCCTTGAGAACCACGTCGAATTCGCGGCCGCTTTCGCGCATGGCGGTAAGGATATAGTTGCAGGTGCCGTTGAGAATGCCGTAGACGCGGCGGAAATTGTTGGCGGCGAGTCCTTCGCGCAGCGCCTTGATGATGGGGATGCCGCCGGCCACCGCCGCCTCGTAGGCCAGGGTGACGCCGGCTTTCTCGGCGGCCAGCGCCAGCGCCGTTCCGTGATGGGCGATCAGCGCCTTGTTGGCGGTGACCACATGCTTGCCGTGGGCAATGGCGGTCTCGCAAAGGGTCTTGGCGATGCCGTGAGAGCCGCCGATCAGTTCGATCACCACGTCAATGCCGTCGGCGGCGGCCATAAGCAGGGCGTCGTCATGCCAAACAACCCCGTCGCCGGCGAATTGTTGTTTTTTACTGCTGTCCTTGTCGGCGACGGCGACCACCAGGATCGCCCGTCCGCAACGGCGCTCAAGGAGAGCGGATTGCTCGGCGAGCAGTTTGAAAACACCGCCCCCGATCGTTCCCAAACCGGCGATGGCGACCCTTAATGGAGATGTCTTAGGGGCGCTCATGGGAAGACGCCGCCTTCTTTTCAATATCCTCAATGGCCTTGCCGTAATTGCCGAAAAACGATTTGATGTTGCGAAGCGCCTGGCGCGTGCGCTGGATATTTTCGACCATGGCGAAGCGGACATGGCCGTCGCCGTGCTCGCCGAATCCGATGCCGGGCGCCACCGCCACCTCGGCCTCGCGCAACAGCAGCTTGGAAAACTCAACCGATCCCAGATGAGCAAAGGCGGGCGGGATGGGCGCCCAGGCGAACATGGTGGCGTCGGGCCTCGGCACATTCCACCCGGCTTCAGCCAGACCGTCGATCAGCACGTCGCGGCGGTCCTTGTAGAGGGCGCGGACTTCGTCTACGCAGTCCTGGGGTCCGTTGAGAGCGGCGGCGGCGGCCACCTGAATAGGCGTGAACGCCCCGTAATCAAGGTACGACTTGATGCGGGTAAGAGCGCCGATCAACTTCCTGTTGCCGGCGGCGAAGCCGATGCGCCAACCCGGCATGGAATATGTCTTGCTCATTGAGGTGAACTCGATGGCGACGTCCTTGGCGCCGGGAATCTGCATGATCGACGGCGGCGGATCGGAAAAATAGATTTCCGAATAGGCGATATCGGAAAGGATAAATATGTCGTGGTAGCGGCAGAAATCCACCACCTGACCATAAAAATCCAGACTCGCCGTCTCGCAGGTCGGATTGTTGGGATAATTGAGGACCAGAACGGTCGGCTTGGGCACGCTGTGCTGAACGGCGCGCTTCAGCGCCTCCAGAAAGACGGCATCCGGAGTCACCGGAATATTGCGGACCACGGCCCCGGCTATGATGTAGCCGAACTGGTGAATGGGGTAGCTGGGATTGGGCACAAGAATGACATCGCCGGGGCTGCAAACGGCTGAGGCCAGATTAGCAAGCCCCTCCTTGGAACCCAGGGTGACGATGGCCTCGCCGTCGGGATTCATCTCGACCCCGAAGCGGCGCTCGTAATAACCGCAGATAGCCTTGCGCAAGCCGGGAATCCCCCGCGAAGCGGAGTAACGATGGGTGCGCGGGTTCTGAACCGTCTCTATCAGCTTATCGACGATATGAGACGGCGTAGGCGAATCCGGATTACCCATGCCGAAGTCGATGATGTCGGCGCCGTCGGCGCGGGCGCGCGCCTTCATAGCGTTAACCTCGGCGAACACATAGGGCGGCAGACGCCGTATACGATGGAATTCCTGATCCATAACTTTTAAGTCCCAAACACCGAAAACAGGCGGATGCCGACAGGGCTTGCTCCGGCGGTTATTTCCCGAAACCGAGGGAGATATTAACGCTCGAAATAGACCTCGGCGCGGCGGTTGCCGGCCTCTCCCGAAGGCATGATCTCATAATACATCGGATCGGCGTCAGCTCTGGCGTCAACGAAAACACTATCAGCCGGCACCCCAAGGCGGATCAGTTCACGAGCCACGGCGTCGGCGCGGCCGGCCGAGAGCTGATAGTTAATCATCTTGTGCTTGACCTGATCCATATTGCGGGTGCGGCTGCTGGAGTGACCGATTATGCGAACTCTGCCGCCTTCCTGACGATAGATTTGGAATACCTTGCCGAGTACGCTCTGCGCCTGATTTTTCAGTTCGTTTGAGCCGTTGTCAAATAATATGGTGGCGATCTTGACCGCCCCCGTGGGCAACGCCGCCCCGGAAGACGACGGCAAGCCTTCCGACAACGGGGCCGCGCCGTCTTCCGATGAGACAACGCCGGAAGACGCCTCGTCTTCAATTTGTTTGGGCTGTTTCAGCATCACCAGGGGTTTAACCGGCTCTGCTGAAGGCGCGGCGCCTCCCGCATCAACGCCGGAAGAGGAAATGACCACTGTTGATTCCGTCTCCGGAGCCGACAACGGGAAAGCGCCGTCATTCTGATCCGGAGCCTCGACGGCGGCATCGCCCAGTCCGCCCGCAATCGGAAGACGCTGGGACAAACGGGCCATATATGTCTCATGGAGGCCGCCGCCCGACGGCGGCGCCTGCTCGGCCTGCCCCGGCGCGAGGGCGGAGGGCGGCTTCAGTTTGGGAGCAACCATGGACGGCGCAGGTTCAAACTTGGGCGACGAAGCGTCGGAAACGTCCGATATTGCCGGCGGCGGCGGCGGCGCGGCAGGCTCGGAGCCGAGAACCTCTGACGGGGCGCCCTGACGCGGTAAAGCCTCGGAAGAATACTTGCGTTTTTGGCGATCTCCGCCCAACCCTTGCGGAACCGAGGACAAGTTGGGAAAAGGTTTTTCAGCGCCGGGGGCCGGTTTGTCCCTGTCGGCCGCCAGTTTTCCCTGATCCGCATCTGCCGCCTCGGCCTTTTGCGTCGGCTGTTTATCCCCGGAAAAGAGGTCAACGGTGCTCTTGTACCACTCGGCGGGATTAGCCGCGTCGGGGACATCCGAACATCCGTTCAGCACGACAACGAACGCCAAAAACAGGCCGATGGACCTGCTCAACCCCTTGATAAATCTCGAATCACCCATATTTCCCTGCATAACAGCCGGCCCCTTCATACAGCAGCGCAAAACCATTCCATAATCAAGGCTTATAGACGCATGTTGCTGAAAATTGGTTAACAATTATTTATATTCCTTCAAAAAAACAGGAAGTCCTTCGCCGGAGCGCCGCCTTGCCGGTACATGACTATGACGTTAGTATCGGCACGGTTTATTCGGGGAGCGCCTATTGAATATCAACACCGATGCGCTGAATCTGCAATCCGTTCTGTTCGTGGTCGGCATTCTGCTTCAAATCCTCGGCGTGGTCATGCTGATTCCCGGCGCCGTGGACGCCATGGATAACAATCCTGATTGGCTGGTTTTTGTGCAGTCCGCAATGGCGACCTTTTTCTTCGGAAGCATCCTGGCGTTGTCTTTCCGAGGCGTAGACCGTCATCTCACCCAACGATCAGGCTACCTGATTACGGTGCTGAGTTGGCTTGCGGTGTGCGCGTTCGGCGCCTTGCCTCTCTGGTTTTCCAGCCTGAACCTTAGCCTGACCAACGCCTTTTTTGAAACCATGTCGGGCCTGACCACCACCGGCGCCACGGTGCTGAGCGGTCTTGACGCCATGGCTCCCGGCCTGTTGCTGTGGCGCTCGCTGCTGCATTGGATCGGCGGCGCCGGCATCGTTTTGACGGCTATAATCATGCTGCCCATGTTGCGCATCGGCGGCATGCAATTGTTCCGCACCGAGTCTTCAGACATCTCCGACAAGGCCATGCCCAAAGTCTACCAGATCGCCATCGTTACGGTGATCGTCTATCTGGCGCTTACGATGCTCTGCACCGCCGCGTTGTACATTGCCGGAATGACGGGATTTGACGCGGTGAACCACGCCATGGCCACCGTCGCCACCGGCGGCTTTTCGACCAAGGACGCCTCTATCGGTTATTTCAAATCCCTGCCCATAGAACTGGTGATCGTCTTCTTCATGGTCGCCGGCTCGCTTCCGCTGGTGTTTTACGCCCGCCTTGCATTGCAATGGAAACATGCCCCGGCCATGGACCCGCAGATCAAGGTATTTCTTATAATCTGGGTAACTCTCATCAGCATCCTGACGTTCTGGCAGGTTCTGGCCAACAAGGCGCCGTTCCTGACGGCGCTGCGCCAATCGACATTCAACCTCACCTCCATTCTCACCGATACCGGATTCTCCACCACCGACTACAGCGCCTGGGGCAGCTTCGCCCAGGGTATTTTTTTCATATCCCTGCTTATCGGCGGCTGCGCCGGATCGACGGCCGGCGCCGTCAAGATTTTCCGCTGGCAGATTCTTTTCGGATCAATGCGGCTGCAATTACTCAGAATGCTGTCGCAACATCGGGTTCTGGTTCTGCACTATGGTTTGCGAATCGTGGACAGTGAAATGACGTCTTCGGTGCGGAATTTTCTTTTCATGTACATAAGCACGCTGGCGGTTATGTCGGTATTGCTCATGGCTACCGGGCTGGACCCTTTGTCCAGCGCCAGTTCCGTGGCCATGGCCATGGCCGGCGCCGGGATCGGGCTTGGCCCCATTGTCGGCCCTGTGGGAAATTTTGAACCGCTGACCGACGCCGCCAAATGGATTTTGATATTATCCATGCTGCTCGGACGACTCGAACTAAGCAGCATCTACGTCCTGCTGTTGCGCGACTTCTGGCGGCATTAGGCCGCGCCTCGCCGTTTCCCCCTTTTGAAGGGGGAGTTAGGGGGGCATCGAAGATAGAATTATCGGCCTGTGTGTTTTGACACAGAGGCACAGAGACGCAGAGAGGATCAAACGAAGTTTTCTTTCTGCTTTTTCTTTATTTTCTCTATCCTCCTCTGTGCCTCTGAGCCTCTGTGATTCATAAAACGGTATAGGCGGCAACCTCCCCTCCTTGGTAAGGAGGGGAAAGTGCGGGAAGGCCGCCGGTATTACTCCACCGCCACCAGCGCCGCCGCCATGTTGCGGTCCTCGGCCAGCAGGACGTTGAAAGTTCGGCAAGCGGCGCCGGTATCCATCCACTCAAGGATTATGCCCTGCTCTTTCAACTCGCGCCTTAAGGCGCCGGGAGGAGGCAAAAACCGGGGACCGCAGCCGATGAGCAGGATTCGGCAGCCGCCGTTTACCGCTTCCTGCAAGGATTTAACGGTGATGTCGTCGGCCCCGCTTATCGGCCAAGGGACGGCGCGTTCGGGGAAAACGATGATCGAGCCGACATGGGCGACGCCGGCCACCTTGAAGCCGCCGCCGCCGTAGCTGTTGATCAGTCGGCGACCGGCGGGGATGAGGGGGGTGATGTCGAGAGTAATGGAGATTTACGGCGTTTGTTCAATCGCCGCCTCTTTCTGTTTTTGCTCATTTTTAGCGGCGCCGTGGCGCAAATTCATGTACAAAAGCAGCGGCACCGCGATGTAAACCGACGAATAGGTGCCGATAACGACGCCCCAGAACATGGCGATGCTGAAACTGCTGATCACCTCGCCGCCGAAGACTATCAGTGAAAGCAACGCCAGCAGCGTCGTCACCCCGGTTATCATAGTGCGCGACAAGGTTTCATTGATGGAGCGGTTGAGCAGTTCCGGCAACGGCATGGTCTTGTACTTGCGCATGTTCTCGCGAACCCGGTCAAATACCACCACCGTGTCGTTGATGGAATAGCCGGTGATGGTGAGAATGGCGGCAATAGACGTCAGATTGAACTCCAGCCACAACAGGGAAAACAGGCCGATGGTGGCGAGCACGTCATGGAGAAGCGAGATGATGGCGCAGACGCCGAATTGCCACTCGAAACGAAACCACACATAGGCAAGGATAGCGAGGTTAGCCAGCGCCACGGCCCAGACGCCGCCCCAGAAAAGGTCCTTGCTGACCAACGGCCCCACCACCTCGATGCGCCGGTACTCGATGCCGGCGCCGAGCGCCTCCTTCACCTTGTCTATTGCCGCCTGCTGCGCCCTCTCGCCGCCTTCCTGCTTTTGCAGGCGGATCATCACGTCATTAGGAGCGCCGAAACCCTGGAGCGATACTTCGCCGAGGCCCAATTCCGACAGCTTGCCGCGCAGGTCAACGATATCGGCGGATTCAGGGGTGCGCATTTCAATCAGGACGCCGCCCGTAAAGTCGATGCCGTAGTTGATGCTCTTGAAGGCAAACATCCCCATCGCGCCGATGGTCAGAAACAGGGAAAAAGCAAAAAGCCATTTTCGCTTGCTGATAAAGGCGACGTTGACATCGCTGGGAACGAACCGGATTCCGCGCATAATTACTTCTCTCTAAATAATAAGTTCACGCGGACGGGCGCGTCCCAACCACGTTACCATCATCAATCTGGTCAACGTGACGGCGGTGAACATTGAGAACACGATGCCGATCGTCAGCGTCACCGCGAAGCCGCGAACCGGCCCCGAACCGAAAATGTAAAGGGCGGCGGCGGCGACCAGGGTGGTCAGGTTGGAATCGATGATGGTGCCGTAGGCCCGCGAAAAGCCGAGGTCGATAGCCGAAATCGGCGTCCGTCCGGCGCGCACTTCCTCGCGTATGCGCTCGAACACCAGCACGTTGGCGTCCACCGACATGCCGATGGTGAGGACGATGCCGGCGACGCCGGGCAAGGTCAACGTCGCCTGAAGCACCGACAGGGCGGCGAATATCAGGATGATGTTGACCATCATGGCGATGTCGGCCACCACCCCGAAGCTGCCGTAAGCGACAACCATAAAGGCTACCACCAGCACCATGCTGATGATGCTGGCCATCTTGCCGGCGGCTATCGAATCGGCGCCCAGGCCGGGACCGACGGAGCGTTCCTCAATGATGATCAGCGGCGCCGGAAGAGCGCCGGCGCGCAGCAGAAGCGCCAGGTCCTTGGCCGTCTGAACGGTGAAGTTGCCGCTGATCTGGCCGTTGCCGCCGAGAATCGGCTCGCGGATCACCGGGGCGCTGATGACCTTGTCGTCAAGCACGATGGCAAAGCGCTTGTTGACGTTTTTTCTGGTGGCTTCGCCGAAGCTTTTGGCGCCGATGGAATCAAAACGAAAGGTTACAACCGGCTCGTTGGAGCGGGTATCAAAGGACGGCTGGGAATCAATCAGGGTATCGCCGCTGACCATTACCCGCTTCTGGATCAGGTATTTTAACGGCCGTCCGCCGGCTACCGTCTCATCGGCGGAAGGCAACAGCGCGGATCCGGGCGGAATCCTTCCGGCCTCGGCCTCGGCCACCGTATTCCCTTCATCAACCAAACGAAAGGTCATCTTGGCGGTCTTGCCGAGCAGGCGCTTGATGCGCTCGGGGTCGTCGATGCCGGGAAGCTGCACCAGAATGCGTCCCTCGCCCTGACGCTGGATGGTGGGTTCGCGCACGCCGGTTTCGTCGATGCGGCGGCGAACGATCTCGATCGACTGATCAACGGCGGCGGCGGCCCGGTCGCGGATCGCCGTTTCGGTCATCGTCAGCCTGACCAGCCCGCCCTTGCCGGTCTCGGAAACGGTGTCGGCGTCCAGTTTTTTCACCAGCCCCAGCGCCTCGTCGGCGCGGTCGGCTTCCTTGATGGTAAAAACTACGGCGGAACCGTCAATGCCGAGACCGCTGTAAAGAATACGCGCCTTGCGCAGCTCGGTGCGCACGGAATCGACCAGCGCCTCCATCCGCTCCTTGAATACCGCCTCCACCTGCACCTCAAGAAGCAGGTGAGAGCCGCCCTGAAGATCAAGGCCGAGGCTGATTTGTTGGTGAGGCAGCCAATCGGGCAGGGCCTCGGCTTGCTTGGCGGTCAGAAAATTAGGGGCGATAAACAACAGGCCCAGCGCGCACACGGCAAGGATGGCGATAACTTTCCATTTGGCAAAATAAACCATGATCCGGGCCGCTACTTGCTCTTGTCCCCGAACAGGCTCTTGG
This portion of the Rhodospirillales bacterium RIFCSPLOWO2_02_FULL_58_16 genome encodes:
- a CDS encoding 6-phosphofructokinase, translated to MLKGKVLIAQGGGPTAVINQSLVGAVVEAKKLSGVEHIYGAVHGIRGIVNEDFLDLGRETVRNLESVADTPCSALGSTRDKPDVKYCREIFKVLKAHEIGTFLYIGGNDSSDALRILGEEAGKADYDLRGIHIPKTIDNDLMINDHTPGFPSAARFVAAAFAGIDKDNAALPGVYVGVVMGRHAGFLTASAALARSGDNDGPHLIYLPERSFDIASFVADVKSVYQRLGRCVIAVSEGIHDQSGAPIITTLSGDVEKDAHGNVQLSGTGALADMLTAAIKNRSDIKRVRGDTFGYLQRSFLGCVSDIDRKEAREVGAKGIQYADQGHAAGSVTIHRVGDYAVEYRLTPLNEVAGKTRVMDDSMISPSANDVTGKFLDYARPLIGGDFPKTARLDVANRVEKILGK
- a CDS encoding single-stranded-DNA-specific exonuclease RecJ, giving the protein MGGGEYFLGVARSLSGKCWRLRACDDRAALALAQRLGVPEIVGRVLSSRNVGLDEAEDFLNPTLKRLLPDPAHLKGMDVACERLAGAVMRGERIAIYGDYDVDGATSAALLMRYLSALGACPQVYIPDRLREGYGPNRESLLGLREDKVSLVVMVDCGVTAHAPLKAAAEAGLDVIVVDHHKAEPLLPEAVAVINPNRLDEDSPHRQMAAVGLTFLLVVGLNRTLSGAGWFADRAKPNPMDWLDLVALGTICDVAPLTGVNRMLAAQGLKVMGRRANPGIKALADISGITEPPGSYHAGFILGPRINAAGRIGDSSLGARLLYSNDEREVKDIARRLDELNSRRRDIEADVLDQATEQGKEQEKTGAPLILVVGEGWHPGVIGIVAGRLKDRFNRPACVVAIDKKTGAGSGRSVPGVDLGAAIIAAHQVGLLIKGGGHAMAAGFTVDIDRLEEFRSFLSGRVADGIAEAEFVPGLCLDAALTTAGASLELAAALEQVGPFGLGNPEPKFVIPRVRLASVAVAGDNHLRCVLIGEDGARLEAIAFRCLDTELGVALRQHDGAPFHVAGRLQINAWQGRSKAQLIIDDAAPAW
- a CDS encoding addiction module antidote protein, HigA family encodes the protein MAMKNPPHPGLSVRHDCLEPMGLSVTEAAGKLGVSRKQMSDIVNCRSGISPEMAIRLDKAFGGGADTWYRLQATYDLALAMKKAERIKVKRIAHTA
- a CDS encoding fructose-bisphosphatase, class II, which encodes MPELTVCGRNLAMDAVRVTETAARAATLFMGRGDERAADRAAVNAMHEALDSLDIDGVIRIGESAGNEDAQLVVGGRVGNGNGPKVDVALMPLEGPTIIAKGEPNGLSVIAMTETGGFLDIPDIYMDKIAIGGGLPADIIDLDEAPEKNLGELAKAKRVDVRELVVCILDRPRHSNLIAKVRAAGARIILIADGDISGVIATAWPASGIDIYMGIGGAPQGVLSAAALSCVGGRMQGRLVIRDDADRKRAAQSGVKEFDRKYTVGDMASGDVTFAATGVTNGAILSGVRVRHGCAVTRSMIIRSMTGTLRFVEAHHKFGRHKAD
- a CDS encoding homoserine dehydrogenase, producing the protein MSAPKTSPLRVAIAGLGTIGGGVFKLLAEQSALLERRCGRAILVVAVADKDSSKKQQFAGDGVVWHDDALLMAAADGIDVVIELIGGSHGIAKTLCETAIAHGKHVVTANKALIAHHGTALALAAEKAGVTLAYEAAVAGGIPIIKALREGLAANNFRRVYGILNGTCNYILTAMRESGREFDVVLKEAQELGYAEADPSFDIDGIDTAHKIAILAGVAFGTQVNFNAVYTEGIRRISPLDIGYAAELGYRIKLLGIAGVTENGIEQRVHPCMVPLAAPIAHIEGVFNAVVVEGDFIDTTMFEGRGAGAGPTSSAVAADLIDIARGCSTPTFSLPAKELKPLNAAPIELHRGAYYVRLMVLDRPGVFADIAAVLRDNNISMEAVLQRSRAPGEAVPVVMTLHEAGESAIMRMMEEINGNEAIVEPALMIRIVSF
- a CDS encoding aminotransferase; translation: MDQEFHRIRRLPPYVFAEVNAMKARARADGADIIDFGMGNPDSPTPSHIVDKLIETVQNPRTHRYSASRGIPGLRKAICGYYERRFGVEMNPDGEAIVTLGSKEGLANLASAVCSPGDVILVPNPSYPIHQFGYIIAGAVVRNIPVTPDAVFLEALKRAVQHSVPKPTVLVLNYPNNPTCETASLDFYGQVVDFCRYHDIFILSDIAYSEIYFSDPPPSIMQIPGAKDVAIEFTSMSKTYSMPGWRIGFAAGNRKLIGALTRIKSYLDYGAFTPIQVAAAAALNGPQDCVDEVRALYKDRRDVLIDGLAEAGWNVPRPDATMFAWAPIPPAFAHLGSVEFSKLLLREAEVAVAPGIGFGEHGDGHVRFAMVENIQRTRQALRNIKSFFGNYGKAIEDIEKKAASSHERP
- a CDS encoding protein-export membrane protein SecF, translating into MRGIRFVPSDVNVAFISKRKWLFAFSLFLTIGAMGMFAFKSINYGIDFTGGVLIEMRTPESADIVDLRGKLSELGLGEVSLQGFGAPNDVMIRLQKQEGGERAQQAAIDKVKEALGAGIEYRRIEVVGPLVSKDLFWGGVWAVALANLAILAYVWFRFEWQFGVCAIISLLHDVLATIGLFSLLWLEFNLTSIAAILTITGYSINDTVVVFDRVRENMRKYKTMPLPELLNRSINETLSRTMITGVTTLLALLSLIVFGGEVISSFSIAMFWGVVIGTYSSVYIAVPLLLYMNLRHGAAKNEQKQKEAAIEQTP